The DNA region GTTCAGACTAGAGGTTAAAATGGCACTCGGCGTTAATGAAGATTGATCTGTATATTTACAATTGCAATGGACCAGATTGGGGGAAGGATTTGGCAATTTCCATGCTCCATTTTAATTGCTTGGTTGCAACCAGGCGAGTTAAATCGGACCCCTATAATCTTTGAATTTAATCTTACAGAATCAAGGAAGGGAATCAGATATACTCAATTGGAATAAAATCACACAGTTTATAAAAAGAATACAAGTACAGAATAATCTTAATAAAACCAGATGAGAACTATATACCCTCTTCCCGCGTTTCTTTCCATCCCACCCACTTTGGTTTATCTCTAGTTTCGAAGAGGGTGATTCTTGCTGGTTGCAGTTGTTGaagcactggtcaccctctggtatcTCGGCCACATCGTCATTCTCCTCAGGAACCTGAGCAGAGACTATCAGCAGGGTATTCAATCGTGGGAGCATCAGAGCCAAGGACAATTCTGTCCTACCTGACATTTACACCATACACTTATCAGCAGGGGCTGCTGAACCCTGATCAAAAGTGGAAACCTTAACCGACCCTTTTCTCCTGTTCCCTGCTTGAGATGCTACGGGTTCCCCACACCAGGCCAAACTGGTATCAGCTAATGGACCAGACAACCAGGACTGAAACTGGAACATTTGCAACCTCTCTGCCCACGCCACACAGACTTTGCCCAGAAAACCAGAGGTTCAGTTTTTCATTGTGTTCCAAACACCCATCACAATTTCAGTGCTCCTTACATGTCAAAAATACACATTCATTATACATAATTTTATCTTAACGAAATTTGCATTTCCTTCTGAAGTGTTGTGTGGGTGTAGAGTTTTAATTTGATCTCGCTAGCGCTTTCTTTTTCGGTGTCTGCCTCTGCCTGTCTGCTCGAATTATGTTTTTCTCTGCATGTATGTGCATCTGTGCAtgcatgtgtttttgtgtgtgtgtgcatgtgaatgtGTATGCAAGCATGTGTGAATGcatgtgtttttgcgtgtgtgtgtatgtatgcatgaGTATGCATGCGAGTGTGTGCATGAGTATGCGTGAGTGTACCTGCGTGTGTTAGGTGTGTGAGTCCacacgtgcatgtgtgtgtgtgtacatgtgtgcctGGTGCCTGCGTCTGTCTCCCGATCTGTTTACCTCTCCATATGTGTGTCTCCCTCCTTTCTCAGTGTATGTCTGTGCGCCTTTGTTTGCCTCCCTTTGTGTCTATATCTTGTCTGTCTGTGTTATTTCTTCACTCTCTTGTATCTGCAAAATCTTTAATCACcaggaaattaaatgaaaggaggattttggaaaaaaaagtttaCAAGATTTATAAACAATAATTTTCTGTACAAACAGTAATATGTTTGAAACGGCTGCACAGAGAAATTTCTGTGGTCTTAAAATAAAAACAGACTTACGAAATTACAGACGTTGagaacccaacactgatcaccaAATTCTAATTATACTTTGCTGGATCTTGGGGAGGTATATATTAGTATTTGATTGGGATTCCCGCTTAATTTCTACAACAAATGGCATACTTTAAAGATTTTCTCCTTAAATAAGTctgcatgttttttaaaaaaaatttttgttatattttgcttttcttcctaaagTTCAACAAATAAACCAAACTAGAATTTGATACcaaaacttctttttttttttgtttcttcttGTCTCATAGTCTCTTTTTCTCTACTCTTCTTCTCTGCCATGTTTGAGGGCAACTTGCTCGTCATGGTGAACAATCTGGGGCGATCCAACCAGCTCCGGAGCAGAGGCCTCTTCCTCATTTACAATGACATTAAAAAGTTGGGAATCTTGGCGATGTTCCTTTCCACATGCCTGGCAGCTGCAGTGTACAATTTTCTCCACTAGTTTGTCCACTCTGGGCATTTTCTCATTGCCGGGACATTCCAACATTACCTGTAACGCaagccacaaacacctttaatacaACATTTCAAATTTTTAGgattgcattttaaaaaaaaaatcaatggctATTTAGGAACCCAGTTGAACAGAAGGAGAGCAATGTGAATGGATAAGGAGGTAGTTCAGAGTGCGgtgactcatagaatccctatagcgcagaaggaaaccatttggcccattgagtctgcaccctatctatgtgcaatcccccgccctatccctgtaactccacctaacctttgggcaatttagcatacctcacctgcacatctttggaccgtgggaggaaaccggagcacccagaggaaacccacacaggcacggggagaatgtgcaaactccacacactcacccatgtctggaattgaacccgggaccctggcgccgtgaggcaacagtgctaactcggTATTCTCAAGTTTGGAATTTAAAAGACTGCAGTTTGCAGGAGTCTAGGAAAActgagggagggtggtgaggggctcCAGAGTTTTGAGGTCCTGGGGAAGGATTGTGGTTAGCGTCGGAGACAGCGCGATGAGTCTTTATTGATCGGAACAATGAAATTGTCAGGGAAAATGGAGTTCATGTCCAAGATCAGGCGCGAttatattgaatggcgaagcatgctcgatggtctgctcctgctcctgctTCATGTGTTCTTGTGTTCGGCTTTTGTGAGGGAAGCACAGCGGTTGGCACTGCTccatcacaatgccagggacctgggttcaattccgaccttgggtgactgtgtggagtttgcacgttctgcctgggtttccgccgggtactccggtttcctcccacattccaatgatgatcaggttaggtggattggccatgacaaattgtccaaaggttaggtgggttacagggatagggctggttATTAGGCacaggtagggtgcagactcgatgggccgaatggtctccttctgcattacaGAGTGTCCAACAGTTAGATGAGGTTAcggggttacacagatagggtgggggagtgggcctgggtgtgctctctttcagagggtcattgcagactcgctggaatgactggcctccttctgcactgtagggattctatgatgagtgCATGGGATGGGGTATTTGGGAAACAACAGAGGAAAAGATCAGAGGGGCACTGACCATAGTGATAGACAAAATGGAGAGATAAGACAGGATACCATGCAGAAAATGTAACTGCTTGTGCTTTTTGATCAGGTAGGAGGGACTTAGGGGTAAGACAGATTGCAGGTCATCAGACTGGGAGACAAACAGTTACTTACGATTTCCCACATGGACTGTGCTGGCATGCAGGAGTCACAGTGAACGAGGGACTCGGTGGACTGTGgaaaagtgttgggcacactgtagCTGAAACACTGGCCAAGGCATGCTCTGAGGGAGGGACAAAAGCAGGGTATGTTGTTATATCACTCAAATTGTTCTTATATGAAGATGATAATTAATTTTTACTGCAATAAAACTGGACCAATCCCTTTATCCGATAAATCGGCGATTATTGTTCAACTACACCTGGAAAGATGGCATGAAATTGTTCGCACTTTTAAAGTGTTTTACCCACTTCCCTCACTCATGGGACAATTCTCCATGTGAGCCCAGATATACAgcattagaacacagaacatacagtacagaaggaggccattcggcccatcgaggctgcaccgacccacttaagccctcacttccaccctatctctgtaacccaataatccctcccaacctttttggtcactaagggcaatttatcatggccaatccacctaacctgcaggtctttggactgtgggaggaaaccggagcacccggaggaaacccacgcagacacggggagaacgtgcagactccgcacagacagtgacccagtggggaattgaacctgagaccctggcgctgtgaagccacagtgctatccacttgtgctaccgtgctgccccattggcaAGCTAATCTATAATGTTACTTATTATATTTCACGATGGAATGAATCGCTGGAACAAAGGGAACAGGCCACTAAATGGAAGTACCTCACAATGAAACAACTCTTCATCCAAGCACTAGGACCCCAGATTCCctgtgaatggtgtgatatttTAATGATGCCTTTTACAAGTTGCAGTTCTAGGAAGACTGACAGTCCATCACTGTGTCACTGGGTACCGTAGCACTCATTCACACAGTCAACCTGTTCCCACTATGTGCCCGGCCAGATGAAGGGCAGATGCACCACATCTGTCACCAGAGAGCCGGCCAATTGAAACCTCATCAAGGCCATTAGACATCCAgctgctgagttcaagcagcaaacaGCCCAAGACTCCAAATCTGCAACACTGGGGTATAAATGCTTTGCAGCCTCTCACCCCTTGATGCCACCTGGCCGGGATTGTTTGAGTCACTGCAGGAACAGCTGAGGTATTTTCAAGAAAGAATGTGTCATTTTATGGCAGATTGACATGAACAGCAGTTTTTTTAAGATCAATGTTGAATGTTAAAATTATCATTCATCCATTTCCAGATCTCCACTTACTGAAGCCGAGACAAATCGCTGGATAATAGACGGCCTTTAATCTTTATTACAAAGCAGCTCACACAATTAAATTCTCTGTGTCACTTTCCCAAAACATATTAAAATAACAGCCCTGAGGAACAGCAGAAAACTAATCAGCCCACTGAGCCCTTTTGCACTACCCACATATCCCTCTATTTCTCTTCTGCATTAATCCACCCAACTGTGCCTTTGGGAAGCACCTGAAGGCCTTCTGGAAGGTTCAGAAAAGATCTACCGGAATAGTTCCAGAGACCAAGGATTTTAATTACGTGGAGAGGTTGGGGTTGCCAGGGTCGTTGTCCTCAGAGCAGAGAAGGGGGTATGACGGAGGTTTTTAAAATCATGAGGAGGTCTCGACAGAGCATTTAGAGAAAAAACATTTCCCATTGGCAGGAGGGTGTGGAACAAGAGGACACCCGTCTATTGATGATTGGAAGCAAATTTTGATCTGGAATGTACTTTCCcaaaggcagattcaatcatggtttCCAAAAGAGAACTTGATAAGTACTTTGAGGACAAAACAATTGCAGGGCTACGGGAATAGAGTGAAGTGGGGGGGGTGAAACTGTGTGGATTGCTCCTGCTGATGACTGGAATGGCTtctctctgtgctgtaaacatgcaatgattcttttttttttaattacttttcctgagttacaaagccagggttcAGAGTGgggtcaggggcaaacccctaatccagctccttgcctgctccaaaaaccaattcaaattcaaatttaatccaattcatggtccccacaagagagacataccagatctgggccaaaaggcagagcagatactacacttgatcttagccaaaaggctgagaagcgatgaTACCATGCAATGGTTCTATGAACTTATTGATATTGTGCACTTTGATGACCTTCCCTCGGAAGCTGCTCCCCAAATTGATGACTCTTTGGGTAATAAAGGTCCTCCTAATTTGACTTCTTACCCCTAACTGAGGATGATGGGTGTACACACTGAATTTTTCCGAGAATGTAGTGGGGGCTAACTGTAACCATAATCTCTAAGGAGAAGATGGTTAACCAACTGGAGAAAAAGATTGCTGGAGGGCTGGAAAAGACATTGAGGAATATAGATATTTCCTAAACATTGGGATGGTCCAGATAGATCGCACATTTGGAGATTTTTCTTTAACTCAAATGCAATTTGAATGGCTATTCGGATACAGTGATGCTTTTTTATACCTACCTGTTCTGGATGGACTTTGACTCACATCCGGTGTGGCCAACTATCTGGGTGATATTCTTTGCCTCGCACCAGGCACTTTTATCAGGAAACAGCGCCAGTTTATTGATGGGAGGAGGCGCCGCAACAACGAGAGCTGGAAGCAGAATGCCCAACAGGGACCAACACATCATAGTCAACTGCTCCACCATGGTCCTAGAGAGAAAGGATGCCAATCAGCAATGAGTAGTCATCTCAAAGAATAGCCCAgaccatgaaatgaaaatcgcttattgtcacaagtaggcttcaaatgaagttactgtgaaaagcccctagtcgccacattccggcgcctgttcggggaggctggtacgggaattgaaccgtgctgctggcctgcctcggcctGCTGTCAACCTGAAGGAGCAGAGAGGAGCTCCCCAACTGTTTCATCTGTGGAGCACGTCCTCTTTCCCGCTTCCTGCCTCCCCTCTGTCCAAATCCACTAATTGGTTCCAATTTCTCCCATTTGGTTTTAAATGCCATAGACACTTAAAAAATCACCAACAAGGGATTTCTGagcacaaatgtttttttttactcTCACTAggcattacattaacactgcaatgaagttactgtgaaaagcccctagtcgccacattccggcacctgttcagagacacggagggagaattcagaatgtccaaattacccaacagcacgtctttcaggatttgtgggaggaaaccagagcacccggaggaaacccacgcagacacggggagaaggtgaaaactccacttggacagtgacccaacctgggaatccaacctgggaccctggtgctgtgaagcaacagtgctaaccactgtgctaccgtgccgtccatgtaAAGTCATTTTTGAAGCAGAAAGGCATTGTGACGAGCTGCAGTTTCCAATATCACAGTTTCATTGTGTTGGAGTAAAGGATGTGGATTTGGCCCAATTTAACTCGCTCAGATGCGCATACGAACATATGAATCaagggcaggagtaggccactcggcccctcacatttaataaggtcatggctgatcggattgtaacctcccacctactccccataacctttcaccccgttgtttaccaagaatctatatacctctgttttgaaaacattcaaagacttccactgccttttcaggaacaGGATTTCaatctcacaaccctctgagagaaaaaatatcATCTCATCTCGGTCTTAATTGGGCAAGGCCTtaattatttttaataaatttagagtatccaattaattttttccaattaaggggcaatttagtgtggccaatccacctactctgcacatcttttgggttgtgggggcgaaacccacgcaaacatggggagaatgttcaaactccacacggacagtgacccagagccaggatcgaacctgagacctcggcgccgtgaggcagcagggctaacccactgcgccaccgtgctgccctaagatcttacttttaaacagtgaccccttttCTAGACGCTCCCACATgagaaaacatcctttccacatccaccctgtcaagacccaaacccctcaggattttatatgtttcaatctagTTGTCTCTTTCTCttttaaactccagcagatacatagaacatagaacagtacagtacaggccctttggcccacgatgttgtgccgaccatttatcctaatctaagatcaacctaacctacaccccttcaatttactgctgtccatgtgcctatccaagagtcgcttaaatgtccctaatgactctgactccaccacctctgctggcagtgcattccacgcacccaccagtctctgtgtaaagaaccgacctctgtgtaaagaactctcccctataccttcctccaatcaccttaaaattatgtcacctcgtgacagccatttccgccctggggaaaagtctctgggtatccactctatccatgcctctcatcaccttgtacacctctatcaagtcacctctcttccttctgcgCTCTGGtgtgaaaagccctagctccctcaacctttcatcataagacatgccctccagttcaggcagcatcctggtaaatctcctctgcaccgtctccaaagcatccacatcctttctataataaggcgaccagaactggacacaatattccaagtgtggtctaactagggttttataaagctgcagcaaaacctcgcagctcttaaactcaatcaccttacgccttcttaacaaccctatcaacctgggtggcaactttgagggatctatgtacgtggaccccaagatccctctgttcctccacacttccaagaattctgcctttaacctgtattcagcattcaaattcgaccttccaaaatgaatcacttcacatttatctaggttgaactccatctgccacttctcagcccagctctgcatcctgtcaatggcccgttgtaacctgcaacagccttcaacactatctacaactctaccaaccttcatgtcatcggcaaacttacgaacccacccttccacttcctcatccaagtcatttataaaaaccacaaagagcagaggtcccagaacagatccctgcgggacaccactggtcactgacctccaggcggaataccttccatccactaccactcgctgtcttctttcggccaggcaattctgtattcagacagccagatttccctgtatcccatgcccctttactttctgaatgagcctaccatggggaaccttatcaaatgccttactgaaatccatatacaccacatccatccccgaccttcatcaatgtgaaatacaaacctagcctgtccaatctttcatcATAAATCAACCCACCCAATCCAGGtattagtttagtaaaccttctgtgaactgcttctaatgcatttacattcttccttaaatactGAGAccgatactgtacacagtactccaaatatggtctcactagtgccctgtacaaaaaagcataacctccctacttttgtattcaatgcccctcgcaataaatgataacattctattcccACAGTTTCAACAACCTGTCTACACATGGAGTACgtgttgtctatgcccctcacatcaGCACATTTCAGATATTTGATTCCACTGGAATGACACAACTCAAACAGCACATTTGGGTCCATGGCCTCAAACGCCCAATGACATTCACAAAAAGACAATTGATTGGGTTAAACCTCTTCTGGACCTATAGAGTTGGCAGCTCCATCCTCTCCTTTGGGATTGAAAAAGGGACAGAATAAAACACAACATGATGACACCCAGATAGTCACACAGGACATATACTGCAGTAACATTAGCATTTAAATTACACTGCAATACAACAGTGATGGCTCCCTTTTTCATCCTACTCCGGTAGGAAGAAGGGATTGATTTAAGTACTTTTTGGATAGTCCTTCTCATTTTTCAAAGTTGCAAAAGATCAGATTATAAAGTTTATCATTTCTAAAAATCCTATTGAGCTTTTACAAGAGGAACGGTGACATAGTGATGATGAACTTCCTAAAGTGCCCTTCCCTCTGCTAGTTCACCAATGGTTTCATtaccacaaaaacacacataaagaggTTCTAATTTGAGTGTGTTTTGCTGATTACTTTAAATTTATGCCCTCTCATTTACCCACTTTcacaagcgggaacagtttctctccatccactttgtccagatccctcatgattttgaatatctctttaAAAAAAATCTCCTCTGAATCTTCTTTTCTCTGCCTCTAAATCGATTTAGggtttcctccactcggcctgcgaaGAATAGTTTATTATCTGCCTTAAACTTTCTGGTTTCAACCTGGTCAGGTCGTGGGGTTCACTTTTGTCCTATAGCCCAAGAGGAATTTTGGGAgggaataaaaacaggaagtgctggataaactcagcaggtccagcagcatctgtggagggagaaacaaagtTGACATATCGAGTGTAATTCACCCAGGATTGTATTCCCTGAATAACATCATGCTGGAACAGTCAATCTATCCTGAACGGTGCTCCCCCCCCTCACACCAAACCAGCTGGATAAAGTGATTCTTCATTGAAAACATTCCAGTAAGCATTCACACGTGACTTGTTGGAATGGTTGTGTTTACATGAACTCAGCCAAGGTTGGTTGTCTGAAATCTAGGACCAGGACCATGTGGATTGGCAGGTTAACATGGTTAATCACCAAGCACAGAGAGGGTCAAGGGGTCAAACTTTTGGATTCCTGCCAAGCCAAGAAAGAAAACATAGGCTCTCCAAAGATGCAAAAAGAAAATAAGACACAGAGTGAGAGCTCTCTAACTTAAGGGTCAACAGGTTTCAGGAAAATGACTAGCTTCAGAAGAGTATTTGGGGATCGTGTTACATATATGGTTATTTTCTATGTTACAAAGTTCATTGCAGTTAGAATTTCACCATAAAAATTACTCTGCTCATACATTGTACGTAAAATAAATCAGCTTGTCGATTTATAATGAGCCTGATCCACTAGAATGCGATCTAGCCCTTTTCAGAAGATAGGGTACAGGTACATGAGCGACACATGTGTGAGATCACACAACGTAGGATTTCATTGTTACAACCCCCTACCCAGGTCATTGTTATAAGGCTCAATTTCAGGCAGTTTAAGGTAATCTTTCAATGGTAAGGAGTGCAGGGGTCACTTTCGGCTTGATGCTGAATCGGAGAGCAGATCTAGCCCAGACACAACATTTAAAACAGCCCCTTATCCATTCTGCATGGTTTAGTTGAATTAAAGTACTTGATCTGAGCTGCACCATTCTGAGCTCCCTCCTGATCCAACAAGTCCTCCCTTCAGCTGGGTTGGTAAGTGAAAGAAATTCCAGGCTGCTAGACTGTGTCCAGCCTGCTCTCTGCTCTGGAGCACAGAATGGATTATTGAACATCTTTTACTTGTCTGTTACAACCAGGGGGCAATTTCTCAGTCTTCCCAAGCGTGCAAAGGCTGGCGGGGTGAATTTTGAGACATGACTgtctccctcacctcacccacaatacaaaacaaaacacAACATAATTGGTACCAGGCTCACAATAATCAGCTGCACATTTCGCTGGTCAAACTTATGTGCTCAGCAAATTAGAAAAGGCTGAACATGCAAAAGAAAGAACATCCTCTGGATGTGGAACATGACAGAACATGAATCACTGCTCCTTTCTCCTTAGTGTCCCATATTTGAATTTGCTCAATGTAACCAGTTAATCGGCACCTCGCGATCACCACTCCTTTCggggaggcaatgctgatgttcagtTCCATGGCAAGAACACGAACTATTTTCTTCTCAAATATCCGCGAGGCTTACATCTTTATCTCAACCTCTCTTTCTCCACGGTTACACATTGGACGGGATTTTGCAACAAAACAGTCAGCGCTCGCAGTCATTACTCCATCGAGACTGACAACATCTTTTGTTAGTCTGCATGTGCCTGATAGCACAGTACTCCAGAACCTGCTGGCAGGTAGTCAACACTATTCCATATTGAAGTCTCCATAGACATAGATCATGTAtatgttatgttgccctattatgtattttctttattcccttttcttctcatgtacttaatggtctgttgagctgctcgcagaaaaatacttttcactgtacctcagtacacaggacaataaacaaatccaatccaatccaatccaatcaacagGAAATCAGAGACCGCGCAAAAACATTTAGGCTTACACTTTTAGTCTCACTGTGAAAATCCTTCAAACAGTTGCAtcttttttttttctataaatttagagtacccaattcattttttccaattaaggggcaatttagcgtggccaatccacctaccctgcacatctttgggttgtggggtaaaacccatgcagacactggaagaatgtgcaaacgccacacggacagtgacccggggcagggatcgaacctgggacctcggcgctgtgaggcagcagtgcaaaccactgcaccacagtgctgccttcAGTTGCATCTTGTTGAATGAAGTAACTGAGTCTCTAACAGCATAATAGGTTTATAATTACTACAAAACATCCTCACTGGCCCTGCAAAGCCAAATTTTATACTTGTGAAATGTCAACTTTTTTCTTCATGATACAAAAATTCCACATATTCTAAAATTTCCTTTTGCCGTTAATGATATTTTATCATTTCTCTTACTTCGATCATAATTAATTATTTTACGATGTGAAATATTTGAAGTAAAAGTGAAGAGTAGAGAGCTTTTaccttcctggtttgctgtctgtgagaatacttcaatgtgattggctgcttgcccTGTTTGACATCGCTGCTCATGATGCCTAGAGATGCCCTTGACTTGGCACCAAATTCAAACTGTCGTCAGGAAAGGGGAAACGTCGGGAAAGGGGAAAAGCACACCACAAAGATCCCCAGATCCTTTCTTCAAGATCGCTTCACGGCGGACCACAAAATCTGGTCCATTAAAGGAGGCAAGGAGCAGTGGTGAACTGAGGAAAAGTAGTGAATAGCTGTCAACAAACGAAGGAAGAGAAGACAGGAAGACCCAGTACAGGAAGACTCACTGTACTGGATGTGTTCAATAGTTAAGCGGCTCTTGGCTTGTGTGATGAAGACATGAGTGGAGGCACAGGGTATATAATCAACAGGAAGAACAAGATGATTTTCACGGCAAAAGAGGGACAGTAGCCATAAAAACTGTAGTGGAGAATTTCTTCATAACTGTAAATGTAGCAATTTAAAGAAAATATTTCTTTTCCATCAGTAATGTATTTCTGCAAGTTTCGGTTACTTAAGGAGGCCAGTTGTCTTTAAAATGTGCTAACTGTGTTTCATTATAACCTAATTGGTTAATCTGTTTAAAATCAGTTGCATGTATGGTAAGTTGCAGCCAGAGTGTATCTCCAAGAGTCGCATGTGGCCCCTATCATTCTCCAATGTTAGTTATGTCACTGTGGGCAGGTACAAAGTGTAGAGAGAGCATTGTCACTGAACTCCACCCCAATGGCCAAGGGAGAATTGACACGGGATCCACCCAATGACCAAGGAAACatcactgtgtctctcacacagcAGGGCGAGCATCACCACGTCTCTCACACAGCACATCACCATCCTCTACCCTTGTGAAAGGGAGCAATGGCATAGGAGTCACCTAACCTACTTGAATAGGACCTATCATCAGGTCCCACAACAACAATGGTAC from Scyliorhinus torazame isolate Kashiwa2021f chromosome 16, sScyTor2.1, whole genome shotgun sequence includes:
- the nbl1 gene encoding neuroblastoma suppressor of tumorigenicity 1; this translates as MVEQLTMMCWSLLGILLPALVVAAPPPINKLALFPDKSAWCEAKNITQIVGHTGCESKSIQNRACLGQCFSYSVPNTFPQSTESLVHCDSCMPAQSMWEIVMLECPGNEKMPRVDKLVEKIVHCSCQACGKEHRQDSQLFNVIVNEEEASAPELVGSPQIVHHDEQVALKHGREEE